In a genomic window of Occallatibacter riparius:
- a CDS encoding NADH-quinone oxidoreductase subunit B family protein — translation MINTLSRMIRSGILTEQVSPANADAATGALQQRILRILGRALCIRHVDAGSCNGCELEIQALNNPYYNLEGVGIKFVASPRHADLLLVTGPVSVNMEEALKRTFDAVPDPKLVIAVGDCGACGGVYGKTYATRGGVADIIPVNHSIMGCPPTPAAILEAILQTVQSTGK, via the coding sequence ATGATCAACACGCTCTCGCGGATGATCCGCTCAGGGATATTGACCGAACAGGTCTCGCCAGCGAATGCAGACGCTGCAACTGGCGCTCTCCAGCAGCGCATCCTCAGGATTCTCGGCCGTGCTCTCTGCATCCGTCACGTCGATGCAGGATCGTGCAACGGCTGTGAGCTTGAGATACAGGCGCTCAATAATCCCTATTACAACCTCGAAGGCGTCGGCATAAAATTCGTGGCAAGTCCTCGACACGCCGACCTCCTTCTCGTCACCGGTCCCGTTTCGGTGAATATGGAAGAAGCCCTGAAGAGAACGTTCGATGCCGTTCCGGATCCCAAGCTTGTGATTGCGGTTGGCGATTGCGGAGCGTGCGGAGGCGTGTACGGCAAAACCTACGCGACCAGAGGCGGTGTCGCGGATATCATTCCGGTCAATCATTCGATAATGGGTTGCCCTCCGACTCCGGCAGCCATCCTCGAAGCCATCCTGCAAACCGTTCAGTCAACTGGCAAATGA